The genomic DNA TGCTTTAATTACGCGGCTTAACAGTAATGATCTGATATCCTCATAGCCATCATATTTTCCGACAAGGTATGAACGTTCGCTACGCACAACAATGCCATAAGGGTGAAAAGTAAAGTCGTTTTCTTCGCTTGTTGTCAATGACTTATAGGTAAGTCGTAGGCACATTGCTGAGAATAAAGAAGCATAGATCGCCTCTATGGTTTCAGCTGAAATATCACTTGTGTGTAGAGGCTGTCCTTTTGTGTGAACGATTATCTTTTGGGGCCATTGACTCTGAGGTTTTTTGTTTTCTGTGACTAAAAATTGATTCGCCGTTCTGATATAAGGATCCAGTCGTTCACGCATGACGGGTGGAAGCAAGTTAGAGAGATATTTATCAGCCATCGTAAAGGTAATGGCTGTTGTTAAATCATAATCTGGCAAGGTTAATTCAGCATCTTTCGTTAGATGCCACCCAATAGGCTTACTTTCGTCACTACATACTGGAAACTTGCTCGCAAGTTCGACTAAATCCCTCTGCACAGTCCGAAGTGACACTTCTTCACCCTCATCCATTAATTGTTGTTGGATTTCTGGCGCTGATATTTTCCTGTGTCGAGATAACTTAGCCAATACAGATAGTTTTCTCATTCCACTGTCCATTATATCCCTTTATATCAGTCGGTTATTGGTCTTATTCTTGAATGATACGCTATGCGTCAGTATATGTCGCATACCATATTATCATTAATTCCAAAGGTTTAAGCATGGGAGCAAATGATGGTGAATGAGATAAAAAAGAGGAAGATTGTTGTTTTTACAGGGGCGGGCATAAGTGCCGAAAGTGGATTAAGCACTTTTCGAGACAGTGACGGTTTATGGGAAAATTATTCTGTTCATGAGATAGCAACGAAAGACGCTTTTGAGCACAACCCTGAGTTGGTGCTGAGCTTTTACAACCAGCGTAAAATCGCGGCCGCAAAAGCATTGCCAAATAAAGCTCACATTGCATTAGCTGAACTAGAGGCCGTCTATGACGTAATTATTATTACGCAGAATGTTGATGACTTGCATGAAAAAGCTGGTAGTTCGAAAGTTATACACTTGCATGGGCAGTTAAGTCGCGCTCAAAGTAGTCTTGATTCTACGATTACTTATGACTGGGATAAGCCGATTTATATTGGTCAACATTGTGAATTAAATAGTCAATTAAGGCCTAATGTTGTGTGGTTTGGTGAACCTGTCATGCAATTGGAAGAAGCGCGAAATTATATAAAGTCTGCTGATAAAGTACTTGCCATTGGGAGCTCCCTAACTGTGCAGCCAGCCGCAGGGCTACTCAAAAAAGCCCCGTATAAGGCAGAGAAAAAGCTTGTTTCTCTTGATATTAAAGGGAGAGTGCCATTTGGTTACAAGTTCATCAGAGGTAAGGCCGCAAGTATCGTTCCTGTTATATGTAAGAATTGGCAAGCGTTATAAATCAACAGAGCCGTTTGCTTTCTTCATTATTACGTATTTAGCTGTGATTCACTCTATGTATGACTGAATAGGGATTGTTTCGTTTTATCTCATTGTTATTTAATGGTTTTATTGAAGGTTATTATCTGTATGGATAAATTGTAGAAATCGTCAATTTTTAAATATCGCTAATTCTAAAATTGTGACAGAAGATCTCAATCTTATAAAAAACAGTACATTGAAGTAGAAGTTTCTATACCTAAACACAAAATTTGATGACTAAAATAAGTTTCATGGCTGTGACAACCACAGCGACTTTTGTGGAAATAGAAATGTTAAAACGTAATGCACTCCAACTAGCAATATCTGTAAGCATCGCTGCTTTCTCTGGTGCAGCATATGCTGATAGCGCAAAAATGGTTAACCCGGAAGCGGGTGTAGTCGTTGGTTACTGGCACAACTGGTGCGATGGCGCTGGTTACAAAGGTGGTAATGCGCCATGCGTGACATTGGAAGCGGTGAACCCAATGTACAACGTGGTGAATGTTTCCTTCATGAAAGTGTTCGATGTGGCTGAAGGTCGTATTCCGACATTTCGTTTAGACCCAACTATAGGTTTGTCTGAACAAGAATTTACTAATCAAATTGGTGAGTTGAATAAGCAAGGTCGTTCAGTGTTAATCGCGCTAGGTGGCGCAGACGCACACGTTGAATTGAAAAAGGGTGATGAGCAAGCATTTGCTGAAGAGATCATTCGCCTCACCGATGTTTACGGTTTTGATGGCTTAGATATCGATTTAGAACAAGCAGCTGTGACAGCCGCTGATAACCAAACCGTGATTCCTGCCGCGCTGCGTATCGTGAAAGATCACTATAAAGCGCAGGGTAAAAACTTCCTGATTACCATGGCACCTGAGTTTCCATACTTAACTTCGGGCGGTAAATACGTGCCATACATAGAGAGCCTTGAAGGTTACTACGACTGGATTAACCCGCAGTTTTATAACCAAGGTGGCGATGGGATTTGGGTTGAAGGCGTTGGCTGGATTGCTCAAAACAACGATGCGTTAAAAGAAGAATTTATTTACTATATTTCAGATTCACTCGCCAATGGGACGCGTGGCTTCCATAAAATCCCTAGTAGTAAACTGGTATTTGGTATTCCATCAAGCATTGATGCTGCCGCAACAGGCTATGTACAAGATCCACAAGATCTCTACGATGCATTTGAGCGCCTTAATAAGCAAGGTCAACCATTACGCGGTGTGATGACATGGTCGGTGAACTGGGATATGGGCACCAATGCGTCAGGCCAAGCCTACAGTGAGACGTTCATTAACGACTATGGTCCATTCGTACATGGTCAAACACCACCGCCACCAGCAGAAGGCGAACCTGTTTTTAAAGGGGTAGAGAATACTCGCGTATTGTATGGTGAGATGTTTAATGAATTAGCGAGTGTTACGGCGTTTGATAAAGAAGACGGTGACCTAACAGGTTCAATCATTGTTGAGGGCAGTGTCGATGTACGTCAGCTTGGGACATACGTCTTAACTTACCGAGTACAAGACAGCGATGACAACGAAACCGTCAAAGCGCGCAGTATTGAAGTTTATAGCCAAAAGCCGGTATTGAACGGCGTGAAAGATACTAATGTAATGATTGGTGCAACGTTTGATCCTTTAGCCAATGTCACAGCAACGGATGCGGAAGACGGTGAATTGACCAATCAGATCCGCGTAACAGGGGCTGTTGATACAAACCGTGCAGGTAGCTACACCCTGCAATATTCGGTGACTGATAGCGCCAACCAAACGGTGCGTGCTGAGCGTAAAGTTGTTGTGAGTGACGGCAGTAGCTGTGCAAATGAATGGAATGCAGCCACAACCTACGTAGAAGGTGATCAAGTTTCGCATAATGGTGCGACTTGGGAAGCAGGCTGGTGGACGCGTGGTGATGAACCAGGCACAACTGGTGAGTGGGGCGTGTGGAAAAAAGTGTCCGACACCACATGTGGCGGTGAAACACCTGACCCGGAGGCTGAACTTAACATTGCAGGTCTTGCCTCTGAGTATGTGGCTGTGAATGGGGAAGTGCGTTTGTCGCTAACGTTAACCTCGAATGAAGCACTTGATGTCACCGTGATGGCAGCTAATAGTGCAGGCGTTGTGATGAATCAAGCGAAAGTAAACCTTGTTGATTCCAAAGCGATCACGCTTGATATCTTTAACGCTGATGCAGGTCGCTACACATTAGACGTCGCGGGTACAACAGCGGACGGTGAAATGGTGGTATTTACCGCGCCATTTACCATTAAAGAAGAAGGCACAGTAACGCCACCTCCAGGTGATTACCCACCATATCAAGCAGGTGTTAGTTACCAAGCGGGTGACAAAGTACTAGGTGCAGATAACGGGGTTTATGAATGTAAGCCGTGGCCATATACAGCGTGGTGCGCCAGTGCATCGTATGCCCCAGCTGATAGCCTGTACTGGCAAGATGCTTGGGCAAAATTGTAATGATTTAGAGATAAAACACTTCGATTAGCAAGATGTTGATCGAGCTATAAGTGCCTAAGCATAGGTTTAGGCACTTAATTTGTAATGCAAAAATCGCTTAATACGTAAACACCTTAGTGCTTAAATGTATTGCTTTCATTGTCACTGGTAGCCGTTAAATCGCCCGCAGGGTTGATCAGGTGCGGTAATATTTTAGCTAGGTTCAACTCTATATCTTGGTCTTGCACCGGATCGATCACCTCGTTATACCAGCCCAGTAAGCCTAGTACTGAATAGCCAATCGCATCATCGCTTTCGCGGTGCTCTAAAATGATCTGTAGAAAGCGTAGGATTGCTTTGTCATTGGATTTCGCTTGCTCACGCGTTTCATGAAAGATCTGCGTGGCTTCAACAATCAAACCTTCGTATTCAGTCTCAATTGCGACCTTAAATGAACCACCATCAACGGAAATTTTCATATCAATACAGCCTGTTATTCTAATTGCTATGAATTTTAACGGATAATTAAAGACTTGTCGCTAAACGGCGAATGAATCGCGGCATCAAAATAGCAACCTCAGCAATGGTGAGGTTGCTATTAAGACTATTATTTATAGCCTTATTTCTGGTCTTACTTAATGTATAAAGTACATAAGAAAGCTAGATAGCCAGTCGATATTGCGCATAAGTTGGGTAATCGGTTAACCCTTTTTCGTCACCGCCAAACAAGGTACTTGGATCGTGTTGTGCTAGTGGATAACCTTGTTCAATACGGCTAGGCAGATCGGGGTTCGCCACAAATGGGCGCCCAAAACCAACCATGTCAGCCACGCCGTCTTTAATGGCTTGTTCTGCCCGTTCGTTATCGTAGCGCCCCGCATAAATAATGACGCCTTGATAAGCATCACGTACCGCTTGTTTGAAGCCTTGTGGTGTGTCTGGTGCATCATCCCAATCGACTTCTGCAATGTGAAGATAGACAATCTTGTAGGTGTTTAGTAAAGCCGCGGCTGCGGTATAAGTGTCTACAGGGGTCGCATCAACAGTGCCGTTTAATGAAGTGAATGGTGCTAAACGCACACCCACACGATCAGCGCCAATGGCCTCTACCATAGCGGCAACCACCTCGCCTAAGAAACGTAAGCGATTTTCAATCGAACCACCGTATTCGTCGGTACGGGTGTTGGCTTCGGAATCAATAAATTGGTTGATCAGGTAACCGTTCGCGGCATGAAGTTCAATGCCATCAAAGCCTGCTTCAATCGCATTGAGGGCGGCTTGACGGTATTGTTCTATTACCATGCTAATGTCAGCTTTAGTCATCTCACGCGGTTCAACCACATCAACAAAGCCAGGTTCATCCGTACCATTGTCGATAAACACTTTTACGTTTTCAGCTTTTAACGCTGAAGATGAAATTGGTTGTTCTCCACCAATGTTGTCAGGGTGGGTTACGCGACCGACGTGCCAAAGTTGGGCAAAAATAGCACCGCCTTGTTGGTGAACGGCGTCAGTTACTTTTTTCCAGCCTGTGATTTGCTCTGCCGTGTAGATCCCTGGTGTCCAAGCATAGCCCTGACCCATAGCTGAAATTTGTGTGCCTTCAGCAACAATAAGCCCAGCAGAAGCGCGTTGTGCGTAGTAAGTTGCCATGATCTCATTGGCCGCGTTGCTTGGCTGGCTAGCACGAGAACGCGTCATTGGTGGCATGACAATTCGGTTTTTAAGAGAAAGTGTGCCTAGCTGAATAGGTTGAAATAATGCATTTTTCATGTGTTCTTCCTCAGAAAATTAAGCTAGTTGAATCAGTTCGATTTGGTAGCCATCAGGATCGGTAATAAAAGCGATATGGGTTGTGCCACCTTTCACCGGTCCTGGTTCGCGGGTGATATTGCCACCTAAGGATCTAATTTTGTCGCAGGCGAGGTAAATATCGTCGACACCGAGCGCTAAGTGACCAAAGGCATTGCCCATTTCATATTGTTCAGTATCCCAGTTATGGGTTAACTCTATGGTCGTGCCATTTTCTTCATACCCAACAAATACAAGCGTGTAGCGATATTCGGGATTGTCAGAACGATCAAGTTCTTTCATTCCAAGTACTTTGGTGTAAAAGGCGATTGATTTTTCTAGGTCAACAACGCGGATCATGGTGTGTAAAAATTTCATATACGACCTTTGTAAATGTGAGTTAGCACTGAGCGGTAGAGATGTGACGAGCTACCTAAGCCTCATTCGATAGGGCAATCTTAATGGTGATAGGGAATAAACTAAAATTATGGTTTTTTATCAATATAATAATTTTAAGTTATCCTTTCTTGGGAGGATTGAATCGAAGACACATTCAGTTGTGCTCAATAAGCGGCTATTGATAGGGTGGTTTTTAATGCTATTGGGAATGTGGGAGCCTGTTCACCTTTATTTAAGGTCACATATTTTAAAGTTTGACCGCAAGCTAAACGGCGATGGTTAAATTGGTTGCCAAAGTAAGCCTAAGCGATATCAAAGAAGGCTATTAGCAAACAAGATTTAACAAATAAGCAGAATCAAAAACTGAATAAAAAGTAAGTGTGGAGTATGAAGATGACTGAATTTGAAAAGATGGTACAAGGGTTGAACTTTGATGGACTCGATCCAGAAATTGTCGAGATCAGAAATCGTTCCTTTGCGCTCCAGCAAGAGATTAACAAAGTCCCCGTTGGGCATGCTGAGCACCTGTGGCAACAGCTTTTGGCGAGTATTGGTGAGGAAACGCTGATATGCCCGCCGTTTAATTGTGAGTTCGGCAAAACTATTTCTATAGGCTCAGGGACATTTTTGAATATGGGCGTCACCATGCTCGATAATGCGCCGATAGAAATTGGTAATAATGTGCTTATAGGTCCGAGTGCCCAGTTTTATACGGCCAGCCATAGTTTAGATTACCGTTCTCGTCGAGCATGGGAAACACACAGTAAACCGATCAAAATCGAAGATGATGTGTGGATTGGCGGCAATGTTGTGATTAACCAAGGGGTGACGATAGGGGCGCGTTCAGTGATTGCTTCAGGTTCTGTGGTGAATAAAGATGTTCCGCCAGATACGCTTTATGGTGGTATTCCTGCCAAGAAAATTAAAGACATTATCCCACAAGATTAGATTATCAATGTTTTGTTAAAACTGTTTTTGATCAGCCGCTAATTATCACGGATGGTAATTAGCAGTATGCTGATAACTCATCTATACAGGGTTCTGTAGCATTTTTTCAAGTTGGGAATACACCATGATAAAAAAAATTCTGGTAACAGGGGCAACGGATGGCATTGGCTTAGAAACGGCTAAAAAGTTGGTTGCTCAAGGGCATCACGTTTTATTACATGGGCGTAGCCAAGCTAAGTTAGCTACAGCGGAAACTATGCTTGTAAGCCTTGCTCAAGAAGTAGGATCTGATGCGGTAATTGAATCCTTTATTGCTGATTTGTCTGTAATGAGTGATGTAGTTCAACTGGCTAATGATATTGCCCAAAAACATCCAGCCATCGATGTGGTGATTAATAATGCAGGTGTATTTACCACGCCACAGCTAGCAACCGCTGACGGATTGGACGTACGTTTTGCGGTGAATACAATCGCTCCTTATTTGTTAACCAAGCACTTAATGCCCTTACTAGGAGCAGAAAGCCGTGTTGTTAACCTGTCTTCAGCAGCGCAATCACCAGTGGATGTTTCTGCATTGGCGGGTAATGGTCAACTTTCTGATGGTGCAGCGTACGCACAAAGTAAATTAGCCTTAACCATGTGGTCTCGCGTGATGGGATTAGCGCTGAAAGATACAGGGCCTATGATTGTCTCGGTTAACCCTGCGTCTATGCTTGGCAGCAAAATGGTAAAAGATGCTTATGGTGTCGCGGGTGGGGATCTCACCATCGGTGCTGATATTCTTTGTCGTGCTGCGTTATCGGATGATTTTGCAGGTGCATTCGGCTTGTATTTTGACAACGATATTGGCCAGTTTAGCCAACCTCACCCTGATGCGCTTAATGAAGCAAAAGCACAACAGGTTGTCGATACGATTGATGCAGTCTTGGCGTCTATTTAATAAAAAACACCCTAATAAACGCCTGTTTATTAGGGTGTATCTAATCAGTTCAGAAAGGTAGAGTCGCTACCTTTTTCTCGTTAAAGCCCAGCATGTTAAAGATGCAATAGTCACCATGACAACCCCTTGCCAAAAGGTCGCGGTGAGTTCGATATCGAGTAGCATCGCCGAAAAGAAAGTCGAAAAAATAGGGGTGAAATAAGACATAGTCGCTAACATCACCATATTGCCGTTAATGATGGCGATATTCCACAGTGCATAGCCTGCGCCCATTGCAGTTGCCGCTAGAACCAAATCGATGCTTGCGTTTACCGAGAAAGTTAATGCAGGTTCGTTGCTAAAGGCGTACTTGATCCATAGCGCGATAGCTGTGCCAATGAAGAACCAAGTGATCGCATTTTCACCTTTTGCTAAGCGCTTAGTGAGGTTGCAATAGGTGGCCCACAAGAATGCCCCGATAAACGCCAAGCAGTAGCTAACAGGGTTAGAGGCGATATTTGTCGCAAGTTGAGCGATCGATAAGCCCTCATCGCCGCTTACTGTCCAAGCAACACCAAAGAATGAAAGTGCCATTGCAGGGTAAAGGGCAGGGTTAATCGATTTTTTGCTGGCTAATACGGCAAGTAAGACCGTTAAACTTGGCCATAAGTAATTAATGACACCCATTTCAACAGCTTGGTGTCGATCATTTGCCATGCCAAGTGCTAATGCTAAACACATTTCGTACGAAACAAATAGCGCACCACCTAATGCTAGGTATTTAATTGAAAAGCGTTTAAGGCTTGGTAAGCCGATAAAAATGGCCAGTAACGTTGAACTGACGGTATATATCATTGCAGCCCCACCAATGGGGCCTAGTTGTTCTGTAACATTACGAATGAAAGCAACATTTGTGCTCCACAATAAAATGGCCATACAGCCAGCGAGTGTGTATTTATGGGTGGTGTTCAAGGTGGATACCGCAATAGTTAAGATAAATAGTAAAAAGCGCGGCTCTGTAATGCCTAGAAGGCGTCATACCTAGTTAGGTTAAAGGTAGAAGGAAAGTGTTCGGTTTACAGAGCAATAAACATGATGTGTATCGAAGAGATACTTTTCACCCGCGCACAATACATTAGGACTTGGCCTGGCGAAAAGGGAAAATTGCCAAAAGGGCAATATATTTCACCTTGAGGTACAAGTGTGCATCGCAGGGGGAGATTTATCTTGGTAAGCACGGCTAGTCAGAAAACTCAGCCAGCGCAGACATGGCAATATCGATTTTCTCTTCTTGAACAAAAATATGGTCATGGTAATAGGCTGCGATCACATTGGCACTGACATCATAGGAGGCTAATTTACTGGCAACTGCAGCGGTTAAACCAACCGCCTCTAAGCTAGAGTGTACGGTTAGGGTAATCAGCTTAAAAACGCCATCAAAAGGTAAGCTTGCATTGCGTGCATCTTGTTGTTTCAGTACCAGTGTTACACCTTCATCTTCATGGAAGAAGGCGATAGGTTTGAGTGTGAGGTAATCTTTGATCTCGCCTGTGACGGTACAAAAGACATAGCTATCTGCTTTTACTTTCGGTGACATTGTTTGTAATAATTCATTTAAGTCAGTAATTGCAGCCATATCATTTCCTTCCTATTTATTGCGCTACACCCTGTTTTTATTATGGATTAACTTGTGATGATGCGCTGTTAAAGATATTGAAATCTGGTATCTTTCTTAATTCTATAAGTTGTAATTTTGAATGTTATGCCGAGGGATAAATGGCGACAATTTCTGATGTATCTCGTATTGCTGGTGTATCAAAAGCGACGGTATCACGTGTTATTAATGGAACAGGGCAGGTTAAAGAAAGTACGCGTTTATTAGTTAGGCAGGTTATGTCTGAGCTGGACTACAAGCCCAGTTCTGTGGCGCAAGCATTGGCAACGAAAAGTGGAAATAGTGTCGGTCTGGTGCTCTCTGATTTCACGGGTAGTTATTTCGGCATCTTGTTGAAGCAGGCATCTGTTAGCGCTGATTTGATGGGAAAGCAGTTATTAATTGCAGATGGGCATAATCACGCGGAATCAGAATTAAAAGCAGTTCATTCGCTGGTGGAAAAAAAAAGCGATGTGATTGTGTTGTACAGCCGTCAATTATCACCAGATCAGATCATCGCACTGAATCAATCGATTGATATTCCCTTGGTGAACGTAGGCCGTGAATTGCCTCAAGAAGCGGGCTATTCTATTGCGTTTGATCAAAAGCATGCGGTAGAGATGGCAGTGGATCACCTTGTTCAACTTGGTCACCGTTCTATGATGTACCTTGGACCAGAGCCTATTACACCGACATCAATTTCTCGACTAGCAGGCTTTAAAGATGCGATTAGTCATCGAGCTGAATTAGGAATCTCGACTCAGTTTAGTACATCTGAATTTGGTTACATTGAAGGCTATCAAGCTGGTAAAAAGATAGTAGCAAGTGGCATCTTACCCACTGCCATGGTAATTGCTTCGGATGATATTGCGATTGGCTGTATA from Photobacterium sanguinicancri includes the following:
- a CDS encoding sugar O-acetyltransferase — translated: MTEFEKMVQGLNFDGLDPEIVEIRNRSFALQQEINKVPVGHAEHLWQQLLASIGEETLICPPFNCEFGKTISIGSGTFLNMGVTMLDNAPIEIGNNVLIGPSAQFYTASHSLDYRSRRAWETHSKPIKIEDDVWIGGNVVINQGVTIGARSVIASGSVVNKDVPPDTLYGGIPAKKIKDIIPQD
- a CDS encoding ACT domain-containing protein gives rise to the protein MAAITDLNELLQTMSPKVKADSYVFCTVTGEIKDYLTLKPIAFFHEDEGVTLVLKQQDARNASLPFDGVFKLITLTVHSSLEAVGLTAAVASKLASYDVSANVIAAYYHDHIFVQEEKIDIAMSALAEFSD
- the gloA gene encoding lactoylglutathione lyase gives rise to the protein MKFLHTMIRVVDLEKSIAFYTKVLGMKELDRSDNPEYRYTLVFVGYEENGTTIELTHNWDTEQYEMGNAFGHLALGVDDIYLACDKIRSLGGNITREPGPVKGGTTHIAFITDPDGYQIELIQLA
- a CDS encoding SDR family NAD(P)-dependent oxidoreductase, giving the protein MIKKILVTGATDGIGLETAKKLVAQGHHVLLHGRSQAKLATAETMLVSLAQEVGSDAVIESFIADLSVMSDVVQLANDIAQKHPAIDVVINNAGVFTTPQLATADGLDVRFAVNTIAPYLLTKHLMPLLGAESRVVNLSSAAQSPVDVSALAGNGQLSDGAAYAQSKLALTMWSRVMGLALKDTGPMIVSVNPASMLGSKMVKDAYGVAGGDLTIGADILCRAALSDDFAGAFGLYFDNDIGQFSQPHPDALNEAKAQQVVDTIDAVLASI
- a CDS encoding alkene reductase; this translates as MKNALFQPIQLGTLSLKNRIVMPPMTRSRASQPSNAANEIMATYYAQRASAGLIVAEGTQISAMGQGYAWTPGIYTAEQITGWKKVTDAVHQQGGAIFAQLWHVGRVTHPDNIGGEQPISSSALKAENVKVFIDNGTDEPGFVDVVEPREMTKADISMVIEQYRQAALNAIEAGFDGIELHAANGYLINQFIDSEANTRTDEYGGSIENRLRFLGEVVAAMVEAIGADRVGVRLAPFTSLNGTVDATPVDTYTAAAALLNTYKIVYLHIAEVDWDDAPDTPQGFKQAVRDAYQGVIIYAGRYDNERAEQAIKDGVADMVGFGRPFVANPDLPSRIEQGYPLAQHDPSTLFGGDEKGLTDYPTYAQYRLAI
- a CDS encoding SIR2 family NAD-dependent protein deacylase, which codes for MMVNEIKKRKIVVFTGAGISAESGLSTFRDSDGLWENYSVHEIATKDAFEHNPELVLSFYNQRKIAAAKALPNKAHIALAELEAVYDVIIITQNVDDLHEKAGSSKVIHLHGQLSRAQSSLDSTITYDWDKPIYIGQHCELNSQLRPNVVWFGEPVMQLEEARNYIKSADKVLAIGSSLTVQPAAGLLKKAPYKAEKKLVSLDIKGRVPFGYKFIRGKAASIVPVICKNWQAL
- a CDS encoding LacI family DNA-binding transcriptional regulator gives rise to the protein MATISDVSRIAGVSKATVSRVINGTGQVKESTRLLVRQVMSELDYKPSSVAQALATKSGNSVGLVLSDFTGSYFGILLKQASVSADLMGKQLLIADGHNHAESELKAVHSLVEKKSDVIVLYSRQLSPDQIIALNQSIDIPLVNVGRELPQEAGYSIAFDQKHAVEMAVDHLVQLGHRSMMYLGPEPITPTSISRLAGFKDAISHRAELGISTQFSTSEFGYIEGYQAGKKIVASGILPTAMVIASDDIAIGCIKAFTESGIQIPRDISIVSIDNDPCSPFVTPSLTTVDVPIQEVMAQAMLVAQQLVERKGAFESDIMRGQLIIRDSTQAASP
- a CDS encoding immunoglobulin-like domain-containing protein is translated as MLKRNALQLAISVSIAAFSGAAYADSAKMVNPEAGVVVGYWHNWCDGAGYKGGNAPCVTLEAVNPMYNVVNVSFMKVFDVAEGRIPTFRLDPTIGLSEQEFTNQIGELNKQGRSVLIALGGADAHVELKKGDEQAFAEEIIRLTDVYGFDGLDIDLEQAAVTAADNQTVIPAALRIVKDHYKAQGKNFLITMAPEFPYLTSGGKYVPYIESLEGYYDWINPQFYNQGGDGIWVEGVGWIAQNNDALKEEFIYYISDSLANGTRGFHKIPSSKLVFGIPSSIDAAATGYVQDPQDLYDAFERLNKQGQPLRGVMTWSVNWDMGTNASGQAYSETFINDYGPFVHGQTPPPPAEGEPVFKGVENTRVLYGEMFNELASVTAFDKEDGDLTGSIIVEGSVDVRQLGTYVLTYRVQDSDDNETVKARSIEVYSQKPVLNGVKDTNVMIGATFDPLANVTATDAEDGELTNQIRVTGAVDTNRAGSYTLQYSVTDSANQTVRAERKVVVSDGSSCANEWNAATTYVEGDQVSHNGATWEAGWWTRGDEPGTTGEWGVWKKVSDTTCGGETPDPEAELNIAGLASEYVAVNGEVRLSLTLTSNEALDVTVMAANSAGVVMNQAKVNLVDSKAITLDIFNADAGRYTLDVAGTTADGEMVVFTAPFTIKEEGTVTPPPGDYPPYQAGVSYQAGDKVLGADNGVYECKPWPYTAWCASASYAPADSLYWQDAWAKL
- a CDS encoding helix-turn-helix transcriptional regulator encodes the protein MRKLSVLAKLSRHRKISAPEIQQQLMDEGEEVSLRTVQRDLVELASKFPVCSDESKPIGWHLTKDAELTLPDYDLTTAITFTMADKYLSNLLPPVMRERLDPYIRTANQFLVTENKKPQSQWPQKIIVHTKGQPLHTSDISAETIEAIYASLFSAMCLRLTYKSLTTSEENDFTFHPYGIVVRSERSYLVGKYDGYEDIRSLLLSRVIKAEQTKRAADIDADFSLSNYVENGNMGVIRSEHKLAIKLWITPILAEILTETPLSKDQVFSPKEDDFILTASVDDTDELRHWILSMCNHATVLSPETLRKEIKDILVTSISYYED
- the yddG gene encoding aromatic amino acid DMT transporter YddG — translated: MNTTHKYTLAGCMAILLWSTNVAFIRNVTEQLGPIGGAAMIYTVSSTLLAIFIGLPSLKRFSIKYLALGGALFVSYEMCLALALGMANDRHQAVEMGVINYLWPSLTVLLAVLASKKSINPALYPAMALSFFGVAWTVSGDEGLSIAQLATNIASNPVSYCLAFIGAFLWATYCNLTKRLAKGENAITWFFIGTAIALWIKYAFSNEPALTFSVNASIDLVLAATAMGAGYALWNIAIINGNMVMLATMSYFTPIFSTFFSAMLLDIELTATFWQGVVMVTIASLTCWALTRKR